CGCTGAATATTGAAGGCAAAACGCCGTTTGTTATTCTGATGGTTGGCGTGAACGGCGTGGGTAAAACCACCACCATTGGCAAGCTGGCGCGTCAGTTCGAGCAGCAGGGCAAATCCGTGATGCTGGCGGCGGGTGATACCTTCCGTGCCGCGGCGGTTGAGCAGCTGCAGGTCTGGGGCCAGCGCAACAATATTCCGGTTGTGGCCCAGCATACTGGCGCGGACTCCGCCTCGGTGATTTTTGATGCTATTCAGGCGGCTAAAGCGCGTAATATCGACGTGTTAATCGCCGATACCGCAGGGCGCCTGCAGAACAAATCGCACCTGATGGAAGAGTTGAAGAAAATTGTCAGGGTAATGAAAAAGCTGGACGAGGATGCCCCGCATGAGGTTATGCTCACCCTCGACGCCAGCACCGGTCAGAATGCGATAAGCCAGGCTAAACTGTTCCACGAAGCGGTGGGGCTGACGGGCATCACCCTGACCAAACTGGATGGTACCGCCAAGGGTGGCGTAATCTTCTCTGTGGCAGACCAGTTCGGCATTCCGATTCGCTACATTGGCGTCGGCGAACAAATTTCTGATTTACGACCGTTTAATGCGGGCGACTTTATAGAGGCACTTTTTGCCCGAGAGGATTAACAATGATTCGCTTTGAACACGTCAGTAAAGCCTATCTCGGTGGGAGACAAGCGTTGCAGGGAGTCACCTTCCATATGCAACCGGGCGAGATGGCCTTTCTGACCGGCCATTCTGGCGCAGGGAAGAGTACTCTGCTCAAGCTTATCTGCGGTATCGAACGGCCAAGCGCCGGGAAGATTTTTTTCAGCGGCCACGATATCAGCCGCCTGAAGAGCCGTGAAGTGCCGTTCCTGCGTCGCCAGATTGGCATGATCTTCCAAGATCACCATCTGCTGATGGACAGAACCGTGTACGACAACGTGGCGATCCCGCTGATCATCGCGGGCGCCAGCGGCGAGGATATTCGCCGCCGCGTGTCTGCGGCACTGGATAAAGTCGGGCTGCTGGACAAAGCGAAGAACTTTCCTATTCAACTCTCAGGCGGTGAGCAGCAGCGCGTGGGCATCGCTCGCGCCGTGGTGAACAAACCTGCTGTGCTGCTGGCGGATGAACCGACCGGTAACCTTGATGATGCGCTGTCGGAAGGCATTCTGCGCCTGTTTGAAGAGTTTAACCGCGTGGGCGTGACGGTCCTGATGGCCACCCACGACATGGGGCTTATCTCGCGCCGTAACTATCGTATGTTAACGCTCAGCGACGGCCATTTGCATGGAGGCCTGGCAGGTGAATAAACACAGTGCGCTCAACCATATCAAGCGCTTCAGCAACAAGATGGACAAGATTAACCAGCTGAAAAAGCTGGGCGATCTTGGCCGCTCGGTGAAAAAGCGCGGCAAAGGACCTCAGTCCAAAAGCAAATCCCTTAAAGGCGGGGTGAATGAGCAGTTCCGCTACGCCTGGGAAGGCGCGCTGCAGGATCTGAAGAGCAAGCCGCTGGCGACTTTCCTGACGGTGATGGTGATCGCCATTTCCCTGACGCTGCCGAGCGTCTGCTATATGGTTTATAAGAACGTGAACCAGGCCGCGACCCAGTATTACCCGTCGCCGCAAATTACCGTTTATCTCGATAAGGCGCTGGACGACAACGCCGCCCAGCAGGTCGTGGGCGCTATTCAGGCCGAAGAGGGCGTGGATAAAGTCAACTACCTTTCCCGTGAGGAAGCGCTGGGCGAGTTCCGTAACTGGTCGGGCTTTGGCGGCGCGCTGGATATGCTGGAAGAGAACCCGCTGCCGGCGGTTGCGGTGGTTAACCCTAAGCTGGACTTCCAGAGCACGGATCATCTTAATACGCTGCGCGACCGCGTGGCGAAGATTCACGGCGTCGATGAAGTGCGTATGGATGACAGCTGGTTTGCCCGTCTCGCGGCGCTGACCGGACTCGTCGGGCGCGTGGCGGCGATGATCGGCATTTTGATGGTGGCGGCGGTGTTCCTGGTGATTGGTAACTCGGTGCGCCTGAGCATCTTTGCCCGCCGCGATACCATTAACGTGCAGAAACTGATCGGCGCTACCGATGGCTTTATTCTGCGTCCGTTCCTTTATGGCGGGGCGTTGCTTGGCTTCAGCGGGGCGTTTCTTTCGCTGATCCTGTCCGAGATTCTGGTGATGCGCCTCTCTTCGGCGGTGACGGAAGTGGCGCAGGTTTTCGGCACGAAGTTCGATATCAGCGGCCTGGGCTTTGACGAGTGCCTGCTGCTGCTGCTGGTCTCGTCGATGATTGGCTGGCTGGCAGCCTGGCTTGCCACTGTTCAACATTTACGCCGCTTTACGCCGGAGTAAAAAGTTTTTGATATACTCATTCCCTGCTACGATAACGTCGTCGGCAGGGAATGCGTTCTACACCGCTGTGCCCCTGCTATGCTGCAATAACCGTCACACTTTGTGTGTAATCTATTCACAGCTTTACATTGAACTTGTGGATAACATCACTGTCTGAGAGTACAGTGATAAGTACGGTTTGGCCCCTGACGTGTTGTCGGCGTGCCATCAGCCAGTCCAATGGCAGCCTGTACGTAAGTCTCTAAGAGAGGGTTTGAATGACCAAAGAAATGCAAAATTTAGCTTTAGCCCCTGTTGGTAACCTGGAGTCGTATATCCGGGCTGCGAACGCCTGGCCGATGTTAACGGCTGAGGAAGAGAAGGAGCTGGCTGAAAAGCTGCATTACCAGGGTAGTCTGGAAGCAGCGAAAAAGCTGATCCTGTCTCACCTGCGCTTTGTTGTTCATGTTGCGCGTAACTATTCCGGTTACGGCCTGCCGCAGGCAGACCTTATTCAGGAAGGCAACATTGGCCTGATGAAAGCAGTACGCCGTTTTAACCCGGAAGTGGGCGTTCGCCTGGTCTCCTTTGCGGTGCACTGGATCAAGGCCGAGATTCATGAATACGTGCTGCGTAACTGGCGTATCGTGAAGGTCGCGACCACCAAAGCACAGCGTAAGCTGTTCTTTAACCTGCGTAAAACCAAGCAGCGTCTGGGCTGGTTTAACCAGGATGAAGTCGAAATGGTGGCCAACGAGCTTGGCGTGTCCAGCAAAGACGTGCTTGAGATGGAATCACGCATGGCGGCGCAGGATATGACCTTCGACATGTCGAACGACGATGATTCCGACGGTCAGCCAATGGCGCCGGTGCTGTTCCTGCAGGATAAGTCCTCTAATTTTGCCGACGGCATTGAGGACGACAACTGGGAATCTCACGCCGCAGACAAACTGAGCGATGCGATGCAGGGTCTGGACGAGCGTAGCCAGCAGATTATCCGCGCACGCTGGTTAGATGAAGACAACAAGAGCACGCTGCAGGAACTTGCAGACCGCTATGGCGTTTCCGCCGAACGCGTTCGTCAGCTTGAAAAGAACGCGATGAAAAAACTGCGTGCCGCTATCGAAGCCTAACGCCGATACCGTACCACGCTCCAAGAACGCCCCACTTTATGCTGGGGCGTTTTGCTTTTTAGCCTCCGGCATACACTCCAGCAGTACCGCAAACGCCGCCTCCATTTCGCTCTCCGGCAGGCTGGCAAACCCCATCAATAAGCCTTTCTTACGCTGCCCGGTGAGGTAGTAACGCGACAGCGGCCGCACCAGGATATTACGGGCGTTGGCACGCTGCGCAATCGCCACATCATCGGTTTCATCCGGCAGGTTCAAAATCAGATGCAGCCCGGCGTTGTCGCTGAAGTCGGACAGCGCCTGCGGGCCGCAGTAGCGGGCGATAAGCTCGGTCAGGAAAGCGCGACGGCGGCCGTACAGCAGGCGCATGCGGCGAATATGGGCCGAATAGTGCCCGGCGGTAATAAACTCCGCCAGCGCCTGCTGGATAAGCGAATGGCCGCCTCGATACAGCTCCGCATGGGCGGTTTTCAAATCATTGACCAGCGGGCGCGGTAGCACCACGTAGCCGAGTCTCAGCCCTGGATAAAGCGTTTTGCTGAAGGTGCCGATGTACACCACCGGCGCCTCGGCCACCAGCCCCTGCAAAGCGGGGATTGGCTGGCCTGAAAAGCGAAATTCGCTGTCGTAATCATCTTCAATAATCCAGCTTCCGTGCTGGCGGGCAAGCGCCAGCAGACGCTGGCGGCGCTCCAGGCTCATCACCGCGCCCAGCGGGTACTGGTGAGAAGGCGTGACGAAGATTAAGCGTGGTGCCTCAGCGATTGCCTCCGGCGGGCAGAGGCCGTTGGCGTCGACGGCCAGCGGCGTGATCCGCACGTCATTCATCGTCAGGACGTGGCGAATGCCCCAGTAAGAAGGCTCCTCGATCCACGCCAGATCGCCCCTGTCGCACAGCATCCGGGTCACCAGATCGATAGCCTGGTGGATCCCTTCGGTGATCAGGATTTGGTCGACCTGGCAGTTTACGCCGCGTGAAACCCGCAGATAGTCGACCAGCGCATGCTGAAGCTCCGGCGTGCCGCCGTTGCAGCTATAGCTGAGGCGCTCCGGCTTAGGACGGCGGCTGATGCGCGCCTGGATTTTGCTGAACAACGGATGAGGGAAGGCGTTCACGTCCGGGACGCCGGGAATAAAGGCTCCCCACTGGCGCGGGCTGGCGCTGACCTGAGAAAGAAGATGCTGACCACGGCGGGAAATCGAAACCTCCGGGACAGGGTCTGCGCCGCTTTCGCCAATAGTGCTCGCCGAGGTGAAGCGATCCGGCAGCGTTTTTTCAACAAATGTTCCGCTGCCCTGGCGAGAGGCAACGTAGCCCTCGGTCATCAGTTGTTCATAAACTGTTAAAACCGTGTTGCGTGAAATGTTAAGTTCGCTGGCTAAGTCACGAGAGGCGGGCAGGCGGCCGTGCGGCGGCAGTGAACCATCCAGAATTGAGCGCCGTAGCGCGTTGTAAAGGCGCTTATGCAGCAGGATATCGCTCTCTTCCTGCAGCCTGACCAGAATCAAATCACCCACTAAATCTCGCAATTGGATCCCTCAGATAATCTGAATTGGTACTCGATTATAGAGCCAATACCTGTGTAAATAAACGACATTGTTTCTGATTTGTTGCGATAAAGTGACTGACATAACAGGAGAGACCAAGGTGAAAAGTGCAGAGCTGAATCAGCGTCGTTTACAGGCCACGCCTCGCGGCGTGGGCGTTATGTGTAGCTACTTTGCAGAGAAGGCTGAGAACGCCACCCTGTGGGATGTGGAGGGCAACGAAGTTATCGATTTTGCCGCCGGGATTGCGGTGCTGAACACCGGCCATCGCCATCCGAAGGTAATTGCCGCGGTAGAAAAACAGCTGCAGGCCTTTACCCATACCGCCTATCAGATTGTCCCCTATGAAAGCTACGTTTCGCTGGCAGAGCGCATCAACGAGCTGGCGCCCATCGATGGCCCGGCTAAGACGGCGTTCTTTACTACGGGTGCAGAAGCCGTTGAGAATGCTGTAAAAATTGCTCGTGCCTACACCAAACGTCCTGGCCTGATCACCTTCGGCGGTGGTTTCCATGGCCGTACCTTTATGACCATGGCGCTGACCGGCAAAGTGGCGCCTTACAAAATCGGTTTCGGCCCCTTCCCGGGCTCCGTTTACCACGCGGTTTACCCGAATGCCGCGCACGGCGTCACCACTGAAGATGCGTTGAAAAGCCTGGAGCGTATCTTTAAAGCGGATATCGCTGCCGATCAGGTTGCGGCCATCGTGCTGGAGCCGATTCAGGGCGAAGGCGGCTTTAACGTTGCGCCACCTGAATTTATGCAGGCGCTGCGCCAGCTGTGCGACACCCACGGCATTCTGCTGATTGCCGATGAAGTGCAGACCGGCTTCGCACGCACCGGCAAGCTGTTCGCCATGGAGTATTACGACGTTAAAGCCGACCTGATGACGATGGCGAAAAGCCTGGCCGGTGGTTTCCCGCTCTCCGGCGTTGTCGGCCGCGCTGAAGTGATGGATGCGCCTGCGCCCGGTGGCCTGGGCGGTACTTATGCGGGCAACCCGCTGGCGGTTGCTGCGGCTCATGCGGTGCTGGATGTTATTAAAGAAGAGCAGCTGTGCAAGCGCGCAACCCAGCTTGGCGAACATCTGAAAGAGGTGCTGAACCAGGCTCGTCACAGCTGCCCGGCCATTGTGGACGTGCGCGGGCAAGGTTCGATGGTGGCGGTGGAGTTTAACGATCCGCAGACCGGGAAGCCTTCACCGGAATTCACCCGAGAAGTTCAGCTAAAGGCTCAGGAGCAGGGGCTTTTGCTGCTTAGCTGCGGCGTTTACGGCAACGTTATTCGCTTCCTGTACCCGCTGACTATCCCCGATGCTCAGTTCACCAAAGCGCTGGCTATCCTGTCCCAGGTGCTTAAGAGCTGAAGTCCCGTAGTGTGAGGCGGCAGGGAGGCCGCTCATAACACAAGGTTTTGTTGCCCAGCGTGAAGTGGTTTATCACCCTGATATCCCCTGTTTTCCGGCGTTCATTGCCGCCGGAGTAATACGGAAAATATTATGTCTGAAAACTCCACCTTTTCTCCCGCCATCGCGCGTGGGGAGCGAACGGCTGTTCCCGGTAAATCCCTGAGCTTTGTTGAAGGCGTGTCGATGATCGTCGGCACTAACATTGGCGCAGGCGTGCTTTCCATCGCCTATGCGTCGAGCAAAGCGGGCTTCTGGCCGCTGCTTTTCTGGCTGGTGCTCGTGGGCAGCCTGACCACCGTGACAATGCTTTATGTCGCTGAATCCACCTTACGCACCCGGCAGCATTTGCAGCTCAGCGGGCTGTCGCTGCGCTACGTCGGGCGCTTTGGTGCGCTGATGATGTTCCTCTCTGTTTGCGTGAACAGCGTGGGCGCGCTGACCGCCTATATGACCGGCAGCGGCAAACTGCTGCACTCTTTGTTTGGTCTCTCCCCGGCGCTGGGCAGCGTGCTGTTTTTCATTCCGGCAGCGGGCGTGCTGTACATGGGCCTGAAGGCCATCGGACGCGGGGAAAAGTTTATCAGCATCGGCATGGTGGTGATGATCGCGGTGCTGGTTATCGCCACTCTGCTAAAAGAGACGACCAGCGTGGGCTACCTGCTGGAAGGTAACTGGCTTTATATGGTGCCGGTGTTCAACGTGGTGGTCTTCTGCTTCTCGGCACAGTACATCGTGCCGGAGATGGCGCGAGGTTTTGCCGACAAACCCGAAAAACTGCCCAAGGCGATTATTGTTGGCATGGTGGTGACCTTCTCGCTACTGGCGCTGGTGCCGATGTCGGTGATCATGCTGAACGGCCTGGACGATATCTCTGAGGTGGCGACTATTTCATGGGGGAAAGCACTGGGAGAGTGGGCTTTCTTCTCGGCCAACCTGTTTGCGCTCTGCGCCATGCTGACGTCTTACTGGGGGCTGGGCGGTAGCTTCCTGACCAATATCTTTGACCGCTTCCGTCTTGGCAGCGATGAGCTCCCCCTGAAACGTTTCCTGGTGCTGCTGGTGGTGGCGATCCCACCGTTTGTCCTGGCCTACAGCGGGCTGGTCTCTTTTGTGAATGCGCTCTATTTTGCCGGCGTGTTCAGCGGCGTGATTTTGTCGATTATGCCGATTCTGATGATCAAAGGCGCGCGCCGTAGCGGCGACGCCACTCCGGG
This region of Cedecea lapagei genomic DNA includes:
- the ftsE gene encoding cell division ATP-binding protein FtsE, whose translation is MIRFEHVSKAYLGGRQALQGVTFHMQPGEMAFLTGHSGAGKSTLLKLICGIERPSAGKIFFSGHDISRLKSREVPFLRRQIGMIFQDHHLLMDRTVYDNVAIPLIIAGASGEDIRRRVSAALDKVGLLDKAKNFPIQLSGGEQQRVGIARAVVNKPAVLLADEPTGNLDDALSEGILRLFEEFNRVGVTVLMATHDMGLISRRNYRMLTLSDGHLHGGLAGE
- the ftsX gene encoding permease-like cell division protein FtsX, with translation MNKHSALNHIKRFSNKMDKINQLKKLGDLGRSVKKRGKGPQSKSKSLKGGVNEQFRYAWEGALQDLKSKPLATFLTVMVIAISLTLPSVCYMVYKNVNQAATQYYPSPQITVYLDKALDDNAAQQVVGAIQAEEGVDKVNYLSREEALGEFRNWSGFGGALDMLEENPLPAVAVVNPKLDFQSTDHLNTLRDRVAKIHGVDEVRMDDSWFARLAALTGLVGRVAAMIGILMVAAVFLVIGNSVRLSIFARRDTINVQKLIGATDGFILRPFLYGGALLGFSGAFLSLILSEILVMRLSSAVTEVAQVFGTKFDISGLGFDECLLLLLVSSMIGWLAAWLATVQHLRRFTPE
- the rpoH gene encoding RNA polymerase sigma factor RpoH codes for the protein MTKEMQNLALAPVGNLESYIRAANAWPMLTAEEEKELAEKLHYQGSLEAAKKLILSHLRFVVHVARNYSGYGLPQADLIQEGNIGLMKAVRRFNPEVGVRLVSFAVHWIKAEIHEYVLRNWRIVKVATTKAQRKLFFNLRKTKQRLGWFNQDEVEMVANELGVSSKDVLEMESRMAAQDMTFDMSNDDDSDGQPMAPVLFLQDKSSNFADGIEDDNWESHAADKLSDAMQGLDERSQQIIRARWLDEDNKSTLQELADRYGVSAERVRQLEKNAMKKLRAAIEA
- the pdxR gene encoding MocR-like pyridoxine biosynthesis transcription factor PdxR, producing the protein MRDLVGDLILVRLQEESDILLHKRLYNALRRSILDGSLPPHGRLPASRDLASELNISRNTVLTVYEQLMTEGYVASRQGSGTFVEKTLPDRFTSASTIGESGADPVPEVSISRRGQHLLSQVSASPRQWGAFIPGVPDVNAFPHPLFSKIQARISRRPKPERLSYSCNGGTPELQHALVDYLRVSRGVNCQVDQILITEGIHQAIDLVTRMLCDRGDLAWIEEPSYWGIRHVLTMNDVRITPLAVDANGLCPPEAIAEAPRLIFVTPSHQYPLGAVMSLERRQRLLALARQHGSWIIEDDYDSEFRFSGQPIPALQGLVAEAPVVYIGTFSKTLYPGLRLGYVVLPRPLVNDLKTAHAELYRGGHSLIQQALAEFITAGHYSAHIRRMRLLYGRRRAFLTELIARYCGPQALSDFSDNAGLHLILNLPDETDDVAIAQRANARNILVRPLSRYYLTGQRKKGLLMGFASLPESEMEAAFAVLLECMPEAKKQNAPA
- a CDS encoding 4-aminobutyrate--2-oxoglutarate transaminase, giving the protein MKSAELNQRRLQATPRGVGVMCSYFAEKAENATLWDVEGNEVIDFAAGIAVLNTGHRHPKVIAAVEKQLQAFTHTAYQIVPYESYVSLAERINELAPIDGPAKTAFFTTGAEAVENAVKIARAYTKRPGLITFGGGFHGRTFMTMALTGKVAPYKIGFGPFPGSVYHAVYPNAAHGVTTEDALKSLERIFKADIAADQVAAIVLEPIQGEGGFNVAPPEFMQALRQLCDTHGILLIADEVQTGFARTGKLFAMEYYDVKADLMTMAKSLAGGFPLSGVVGRAEVMDAPAPGGLGGTYAGNPLAVAAAHAVLDVIKEEQLCKRATQLGEHLKEVLNQARHSCPAIVDVRGQGSMVAVEFNDPQTGKPSPEFTREVQLKAQEQGLLLLSCGVYGNVIRFLYPLTIPDAQFTKALAILSQVLKS
- a CDS encoding aromatic amino acid transport family protein; protein product: MSENSTFSPAIARGERTAVPGKSLSFVEGVSMIVGTNIGAGVLSIAYASSKAGFWPLLFWLVLVGSLTTVTMLYVAESTLRTRQHLQLSGLSLRYVGRFGALMMFLSVCVNSVGALTAYMTGSGKLLHSLFGLSPALGSVLFFIPAAGVLYMGLKAIGRGEKFISIGMVVMIAVLVIATLLKETTSVGYLLEGNWLYMVPVFNVVVFCFSAQYIVPEMARGFADKPEKLPKAIIVGMVVTFSLLALVPMSVIMLNGLDDISEVATISWGKALGEWAFFSANLFALCAMLTSYWGLGGSFLTNIFDRFRLGSDELPLKRFLVLLVVAIPPFVLAYSGLVSFVNALYFAGVFSGVILSIMPILMIKGARRSGDATPGWTCPAFMTHPLIQIFIVLLYLCSAVYAVASALGYLPAGW